AAGGATCCTCATTCGGAATGGATAAAAGTCCGGCGGGTTTGTTGACAACTATACACCAATCATCTTCAAAAACTATATCAAGAGCAGTTTTATCAGTAACTATTCCTGAACCGATTTTTTCTGGTGGAAAAAGAATATCGAGATAATCCTTTGAATGAAGGCTTACGTCCACATTACGGGGTTCTCCGTTCAGACGTATACTGCCTCCTTGGAATTTGATCTCTGCCAGAAGTTTTCTTGAGATAAGCAGATGATCTCTCACATAATCTCGAATGCTCATACCTTCTGCTGAAGCTCGAATAATGAACCGCCTGAAAATACGGTTCCCCTGATGACTCAGCATCAAATGAACGACTCCTTTACCCGATTCCAAAACGGGAATGGCCTGAACCTTGCAAATCGAACCCGTTCATCCGCGACGCGACACTGAATGGATTTCATTTCAGGCTCAATTAATGTGTAATGGTCCACCGTTACCTGGAACTCGTCGTGGTATCTTGGTTTCAATAAACACGTATGATGCTGGGGAAGGACAAGTGGTGATCCGATGGTTCGGTAGACTCTGTTATTAATCGATGCCATCTCTGCCAGTTGGATACAGGGTAGGGATGGGTGGAGAATCGCTCCTCCTAATGCTTTGTTATAAGCTGTACTCCCCGAAGGTGTAGAAAGGCAAAGTCCATCTCCTCGAAATGTCTCAAAAACATCACCTTTGATTTCAACATCCATGACCAATGATCCGACCTTTGTTTTGACCGTACACTCATTTAATGCGAGATACCGGTCTTCTGGCTGATCGTTTGTATGTCTGATAATCACTTCGAGAAGTGGGTATTCGACGATTTTAAACGGCGTTTTGGCAATATGAATCACCAGTTTCTCCACCTCATCCGGTTTCCAATCAGCGTAGAACCCCAAATGCCCGGTGTGTACCCCAACAAAGGCAGTTTGCTCAAGGCGACTTGAATACTGATGAAACGCCTCGAGGAGCGTGCCATCTCCACCAACTGAAATGACAATATCAGGCTCCTTTTCATCCGGAATCAATTCGAACTCTTCCAGGTAATTCCGAATCCGTTGGGCAAGTGTATTTGAATCTTCGTCCCCTCTGGAACGTACGTGAAAATGCATATGAACGCCTCCTGCCTCTGCTAGCTTTTTCGATGCTGACGATCGTTCTCCTTCGTTTTTGAGATGATTTCCTGAGCTTCCTGAACTTCACCACGAATCTTCGACATTTCTTCATCCAATTGAAAAGCTGCTTCGGCTGCACGTTGCAGACGTCTTTCAACTTTTTCCGGGATCTGACCAGCGTATTTATACTGAAGAGAATGTTCAATGGTTGCCCAAAAATTCATCGCCAGAGTACGAATCTGCAATTCGACGAGAATTCGCTTCTCCCCTTCGATCGTTTGAACAGGATAGCGAAGGATCAAATGATACGAACGATATCCACTTCTTTTTTTATGTTTAATATAATCCCTTTCTTCAACAATTTCGAAGTCGGTACGTCGTTTAATTAATTCCACAACAGTATCTATATCACCTACAAATTGACACATAATCCGGACACCCGCAATATCCTGCATCAATTCTTCAACCTCATCAAGGGGTATATTTTTCCGTCTTGCTTTTTCAATGATACTCGATACCGGTTTCACAC
This Salisediminibacterium beveridgei DNA region includes the following protein-coding sequences:
- a CDS encoding NAD kinase → MHFHVRSRGDEDSNTLAQRIRNYLEEFELIPDEKEPDIVISVGGDGTLLEAFHQYSSRLEQTAFVGVHTGHLGFYADWKPDEVEKLVIHIAKTPFKIVEYPLLEVIIRHTNDQPEDRYLALNECTVKTKVGSLVMDVEIKGDVFETFRGDGLCLSTPSGSTAYNKALGGAILHPSLPCIQLAEMASINNRVYRTIGSPLVLPQHHTCLLKPRYHDEFQVTVDHYTLIEPEMKSIQCRVADERVRFARFRPFPFWNRVKESFI
- a CDS encoding GTP pyrophosphokinase, with the translated sequence MLDWDIMLTPYKQAVNELKIKLKGLRDQYQLTSRQTPIEFVMGRVKPVSSIIEKARRKNIPLDEVEELMQDIAGVRIMCQFVGDIDTVVELIKRRTDFEIVEERDYIKHKKRSGYRSYHLILRYPVQTIEGEKRILVELQIRTLAMNFWATIEHSLQYKYAGQIPEKVERRLQRAAEAAFQLDEEMSKIRGEVQEAQEIISKTKENDRQHRKS